The proteins below are encoded in one region of Sporosarcina sp. FSL K6-1508:
- a CDS encoding tyrosine-type recombinase/integrase, whose translation MMETFREYLNSSDLSENTIKGYTQSVNGYLKWFDESKGVSFTKLHRENIREYLSYLKTIEAVGPKTINTKLSGLVKFNEFLIHDKKQLDLVIERSDFVKVQQQYASLAKVEFQDAEMFRQLVLDSGKARNYAIVTVLAYGGLRISETLNLKVTDINLVSREILIVDGKGDKSRTVFMGEKVKIALQSWLRERKEKEIDCEFLFPSNRNKRLDRTVVNRLFNTYSAKIGKDITPHDLRHFFCSNAIEKGMSIHEVANQAGHSNIHTTMLYTNPTKKEMLEKMNLL comes from the coding sequence ATGATGGAAACTTTCCGGGAATATTTAAATTCAAGCGACCTAAGTGAAAATACCATCAAAGGGTACACTCAATCCGTTAATGGATATCTAAAATGGTTTGATGAATCAAAAGGTGTTTCATTTACAAAGCTGCACCGGGAAAATATTCGCGAATATCTATCCTATCTTAAAACAATTGAAGCGGTAGGACCTAAAACGATTAATACGAAATTGAGCGGTTTAGTAAAATTCAACGAGTTTTTAATTCATGACAAAAAACAATTGGATCTGGTTATCGAAAGAAGTGATTTCGTTAAAGTTCAGCAGCAGTATGCGTCTCTCGCAAAAGTTGAATTTCAGGATGCAGAAATGTTTCGTCAGTTAGTACTGGATAGTGGAAAGGCGAGAAATTATGCAATCGTGACTGTGCTAGCCTATGGGGGATTACGCATCTCAGAAACACTCAATTTAAAAGTGACTGATATTAACTTGGTTTCCCGTGAAATACTTATTGTAGACGGGAAGGGGGATAAATCTAGAACAGTTTTTATGGGGGAGAAAGTAAAGATTGCCTTGCAGTCTTGGCTGCGGGAGAGGAAGGAAAAAGAAATAGATTGCGAATTTCTTTTCCCGAGCAACCGAAACAAAAGGTTGGATCGTACTGTCGTAAATAGGTTGTTTAATACGTATTCGGCCAAGATTGGAAAAGATATAACTCCGCATGATCTTCGTCATTTCTTTTGTTCAAATGCGATTGAGAAAGGTATGAGTATTCATGAAGTGGCGAATCAAGCGGGACATTCAAATATCCATACGACGATGTTATATACGAACCCTACCAAAAAAGAAATGCTGGAGAAAATGAATCTCCTTTAA
- the resA gene encoding thiol-disulfide oxidoreductase ResA has translation MEKKKKNRLILRVIILAVLAAAIIFAIYTSFAKEKYDVLRVGDYAPDFTLVDLNGEKHQLSAYKGQGVFLNFWGTWCTPCKKEMPAMGRQYQVYKDQGVQVLAVNIAESNLKVQTFADQYGMIFPTLIDKTKDVMEAYNIRPLPTTILINPEGKIVKIITGEMSEKDIQGYMEQIKPD, from the coding sequence ATGGAGAAAAAAAAGAAAAATCGTTTAATTTTGAGAGTAATAATATTGGCAGTATTGGCAGCTGCCATTATCTTTGCAATATACACGAGCTTTGCAAAAGAGAAGTATGATGTTTTAAGAGTCGGGGATTATGCACCGGACTTTACACTTGTTGATTTAAATGGGGAAAAACATCAATTATCAGCGTATAAAGGTCAAGGGGTCTTTTTAAACTTTTGGGGAACTTGGTGTACTCCATGTAAAAAAGAAATGCCTGCTATGGGTAGACAATACCAGGTTTATAAAGATCAAGGGGTTCAGGTTTTGGCAGTCAATATCGCAGAGTCGAACTTGAAAGTTCAAACATTCGCTGACCAATACGGAATGATTTTCCCTACTTTAATTGATAAAACAAAAGATGTAATGGAAGCGTATAACATTCGACCGTTACCAACCACTATTCTTATCAACCCAGAAGGTAAGATTGTAAAAATCATCACAGGAGAAATGTCTGAAAAGGATATTCAAGGATATATGGAGCAAATTAAGCCTGATTGA
- a CDS encoding helix-turn-helix domain-containing protein: MTKEEKIILADIFVSFSLRERQYYIMHVAPRRSMSDIANELGVSKSMVQQSIRRAKKKIKQRVEKDSMIYA; this comes from the coding sequence ATGACTAAGGAAGAGAAGATTATATTAGCGGATATCTTCGTTTCTTTTTCACTAAGAGAACGACAGTATTATATAATGCACGTTGCACCAAGGAGAAGTATGAGCGATATCGCAAACGAATTGGGGGTTAGTAAGAGTATGGTCCAGCAATCCATACGCAGAGCCAAAAAGAAGATTAAACAAAGGGTCGAAAAAGATTCTATGATATACGCTTGA
- a CDS encoding heavy metal translocating P-type ATPase yields the protein MSSDKNVYRLQGLSCTNCAAKFEKNIRKIETVDDVQLNFGASKITVLGGASIEQLERAGAFDGIKVYPEKQRIVEVKVPFWKKRENQTTIASLFLLILGIVTSSLTGEGSISSILLFATAILVGGYSLFKVGLVNLTKLEFDMSTLMTIAVIGAAIIGEWKEGALVVFLFAVSEALESYSMDKARNSIRSLMDIAPNTAIIRRGNNELEVDVEDIQIDDIMIIKPGQKLAMDGEVVKGNSYISQAAITGESVPVHKISGDEVFAGTINEEGSLEVRVTKRVEDTTISKIIHLVEEAQAEKAPSQQFVDRFAKYYTPAIMIISLLIIVIPPLFLGGVWSEWFYRGLVVLVVGCPCALVISTPVAIVTAIGNAARNGVLIKGGIHLEETGRLKVVAFDKTGTLTRGTPEVTDIVSFRDMSTEEILRISASVEKFSQHPLASAIIREADKQDLELMPVDDFQSITGKGAKATIKNELVHIGSPNLFKELQTLPEEYEEQIETLQREGKTVMLVGIKNEVKGLIAVADQVRESSLTIIKKLYQLGIKKTIMLTGDNIATANAIGNQLGLSEVKAELMPQDKLDTIKSLREQFGKVAMVGDGVNDAPALASATVGIAMGGAGTDTALETADIALMADDLEKLPYTIGLSRKTLNIILQNVSFALGIKLIALLLVIPGWLTLWMAIFADMGATVIVVLNSLRLIRFKY from the coding sequence ATGAGTTCCGACAAAAACGTGTATAGACTGCAAGGACTATCTTGTACAAATTGTGCGGCTAAATTCGAAAAAAATATTCGTAAGATTGAGACAGTTGATGATGTCCAATTGAACTTCGGCGCATCAAAAATAACTGTATTGGGAGGTGCATCTATAGAACAATTAGAAAGAGCCGGAGCATTCGATGGAATCAAAGTCTATCCTGAAAAGCAACGAATTGTTGAAGTCAAAGTGCCATTCTGGAAAAAACGAGAAAATCAAACAACCATTGCATCACTGTTTCTGTTGATTCTTGGCATTGTTACATCTTCACTTACGGGAGAAGGTAGCATATCATCCATCCTTCTCTTTGCTACAGCCATTCTTGTCGGAGGATATAGTCTGTTTAAAGTTGGGCTTGTTAATCTGACTAAATTGGAATTCGATATGAGTACCCTGATGACAATTGCAGTGATTGGTGCGGCCATAATCGGGGAATGGAAAGAAGGAGCACTTGTCGTCTTTCTTTTTGCAGTAAGCGAAGCCCTTGAAAGTTATTCGATGGATAAGGCTCGGAATTCAATCCGTTCTCTAATGGACATTGCACCAAATACAGCAATCATCAGACGTGGGAATAATGAGCTTGAAGTTGATGTTGAAGATATTCAAATTGACGATATTATGATTATCAAACCCGGTCAGAAGCTAGCAATGGACGGAGAAGTTGTAAAAGGAAACTCTTACATCAGTCAGGCAGCCATAACCGGAGAATCCGTTCCTGTCCATAAAATTTCCGGTGACGAGGTGTTTGCGGGAACAATAAACGAGGAAGGTTCATTAGAAGTACGTGTGACAAAACGAGTGGAAGATACTACAATCTCCAAGATTATCCACTTAGTAGAGGAGGCCCAAGCCGAAAAGGCTCCTTCCCAGCAGTTTGTAGACAGATTCGCTAAATACTATACGCCGGCAATAATGATCATTTCCCTTCTTATTATTGTTATCCCACCTCTATTTTTAGGGGGAGTATGGAGTGAGTGGTTTTATAGAGGACTCGTCGTACTTGTTGTAGGATGTCCATGCGCGTTGGTAATTTCAACTCCTGTTGCAATTGTGACGGCGATTGGAAATGCAGCGAGGAATGGTGTGCTCATAAAAGGTGGAATCCACTTGGAAGAAACCGGACGTCTGAAAGTTGTGGCGTTTGATAAAACAGGAACACTTACGAGAGGTACGCCTGAGGTAACTGATATTGTTTCTTTTAGGGATATGAGCACTGAAGAAATACTACGGATTTCAGCGTCTGTTGAGAAATTCTCACAACATCCATTAGCTTCTGCCATCATCAGAGAAGCTGATAAACAAGATTTAGAATTAATGCCTGTTGATGATTTTCAGTCGATTACAGGAAAAGGTGCCAAAGCGACTATTAAGAATGAACTCGTCCATATAGGGAGCCCCAACTTATTCAAGGAATTACAAACACTTCCTGAGGAATACGAGGAACAAATTGAAACTCTTCAAAGAGAAGGAAAAACAGTGATGTTGGTAGGTATCAAAAATGAGGTGAAAGGCTTGATCGCAGTTGCCGATCAGGTTAGAGAAAGCAGTTTGACGATTATTAAAAAGTTATATCAATTAGGAATTAAAAAAACGATTATGCTTACGGGAGATAATATAGCTACAGCGAATGCCATAGGCAACCAACTTGGCCTCTCTGAAGTGAAAGCAGAATTAATGCCCCAAGACAAATTGGATACAATCAAATCTCTCCGGGAACAATTTGGAAAGGTGGCAATGGTTGGTGATGGTGTCAATGATGCCCCTGCCTTGGCTAGTGCGACCGTAGGGATTGCGATGGGTGGAGCGGGTACTGACACAGCTCTAGAGACCGCAGACATTGCATTAATGGCTGACGACTTAGAAAAGTTACCATATACAATCGGTCTAAGCCGGAAAACACTAAACATTATTTTGCAGAATGTTTCATTCGCATTAGGCATTAAATTAATCGCCCTTCTCTTGGTCATTCCGGGTTGGTTAACGTTATGGATGGCAATTTTCGCGGATATGGGCGCTACTGTGATTGTTGTATTGAATTCCCTTAGACTAATAAGATTCAAGTATTAA
- a CDS encoding DUF3221 domain-containing protein: MKTRLQIKKKLVISVILITGLASFIVGCSKDTTNNEDKTTMEGIIAKVKDNQILVVKGVTNEEIKALAEEEVIKKAQSAAYFELKQEVKNLKVGNKVKVWIESLDTSNPAYGISSKVEILN; encoded by the coding sequence TTGAAAACTCGACTGCAAATAAAAAAAAAGTTAGTTATTTCTGTGATTTTAATTACAGGTCTTGCATCCTTCATTGTTGGTTGTTCAAAAGATACAACTAACAATGAAGACAAAACAACTATGGAAGGAATTATAGCAAAAGTAAAGGATAATCAGATATTAGTAGTGAAGGGAGTGACAAATGAGGAAATTAAAGCGTTAGCAGAAGAAGAAGTGATAAAGAAAGCGCAAAGTGCGGCTTATTTTGAATTAAAACAGGAAGTAAAGAATCTGAAAGTTGGTAACAAGGTCAAGGTTTGGATTGAAAGCTTAGACACTTCGAATCCTGCTTACGGAATTAGTAGTAAAGTAGAAATTTTAAATTGA
- a CDS encoding cytochrome c biogenesis CcdA family protein: MEHFNLFLAFGAGFLSFLSPCALPLYPAFLSYLTGVSLNDLKQEKGVFRRKAFIHTLLFLLGFSIIFLALGLSTTLIGTLFIRHQDLLRQMGAIVMVFFGLMITGILKFDFMMSEKKIRFKKRPSGYIGSVLIGLGFAAGWTPCSGPILAGVIALGVSDPSKGMLYMIFYVIGFSIPFILMSLFIDKMNFLKKRSSMFMSIGGALMILMGILLYFDMMTIIIAFLTNIFGGFTGF, from the coding sequence TTGGAACACTTTAACCTATTCTTAGCATTTGGCGCTGGATTTTTATCTTTTTTATCCCCTTGCGCCCTCCCTTTATACCCTGCTTTTCTATCTTACCTTACCGGGGTATCATTAAATGATCTAAAACAGGAAAAGGGTGTATTCAGAAGGAAAGCTTTTATCCATACCTTGCTATTCTTACTTGGTTTTTCAATTATTTTTTTAGCGTTAGGACTCTCCACTACTTTAATAGGCACCCTTTTTATTAGACATCAAGATTTACTTAGACAAATGGGCGCCATTGTAATGGTATTTTTCGGTTTAATGATTACTGGTATTCTGAAGTTTGATTTTATGATGTCGGAAAAGAAAATCCGATTTAAGAAAAGACCATCTGGTTACATAGGTTCTGTTTTAATTGGACTTGGCTTTGCAGCAGGTTGGACACCTTGTAGCGGTCCAATACTCGCAGGAGTTATTGCATTAGGAGTGTCAGATCCTTCAAAAGGTATGCTTTATATGATTTTCTATGTCATAGGATTTTCAATTCCATTTATTCTAATGTCCTTGTTTATAGATAAAATGAATTTTCTAAAGAAAAGAAGCTCGATGTTCATGTCTATTGGCGGTGCACTGATGATTTTAATGGGTATTCTATTGTACTTCGATATGATGACAATAATTATTGCTTTTTTGACCAATATATTTGGAGGATTCACGGGGTTTTAA
- a CDS encoding YjcQ family protein produces MQRKGRILITNDTFDVILAILKYLEDSMDDERIDFSKVNAEALGISEPRYNRILSIMIEEGYLTGLTAVPIPGQTYDSYKAIDPCITMFGIETLKDNTLSAKALRFAKAIKEWIPGY; encoded by the coding sequence TTGCAGAGGAAGGGGCGAATACTTATAACTAATGATACTTTTGATGTCATACTTGCAATACTAAAGTATTTAGAAGACTCCATGGATGATGAACGAATTGATTTCAGTAAAGTGAATGCTGAGGCTTTAGGAATTAGCGAACCGAGATACAACAGGATTCTTAGTATCATGATTGAAGAAGGGTATCTTACTGGCTTAACGGCAGTTCCAATTCCTGGTCAAACTTACGATTCATATAAGGCGATTGATCCGTGTATAACGATGTTTGGCATTGAAACCCTGAAGGACAATACATTATCTGCAAAGGCATTGCGATTCGCCAAAGCCATTAAGGAATGGATCCCAGGTTATTAA